In Erythrolamprus reginae isolate rEryReg1 chromosome 10, rEryReg1.hap1, whole genome shotgun sequence, one DNA window encodes the following:
- the CLDN5 gene encoding claudin-5, which translates to MASTGIQLLGLTLSVLGWAGAILVAALPMWQVSAFIEGHLVVAQTTWEGLWMACVVQSTGQMQCKVFDSILALSPQVQAGRTLMVIGAVLGLVALLVTVTGAQCTTCLRGAKVKDWIAGFGGALFLVCGLLVLVPPSWFANTIITNFYDPNVEPSKKKEMGAALYLGWAAATLLLLGGSLICGASAWKDDSGSFPVKYSAPRRSAGPISNGAGAGGGEYDKKNYV; encoded by the coding sequence ATGGCGTCCACGGGGATCCAGCTGCTGGGCTTGACCCTGTCCGTGCTGGGCTGGGCGGGGGCGATCCTGGTGGCCGCCCTGCCCATGTGGCAAGTCTCGGCTTTCATCGAGGGTCATCTGGTGGTGGCGCAGACCACCTGGGAAGGCCTGTGGATGGCGTGCGTGGTGCAGAGCACCGGGCAGATGCAGTGCAAAGTCTTCGACTCCATCCTGGCGCTCAGCCCGCAGGTCCAAGCCGGGCGGACGCTCATGGTCATCGGGGCCGTGCTGGGTTTGGTGGCCCTGCTGGTGACGGTCACCGGAGCGCAGTGCACCACCTGCTTGCGCGGGGCGAAGGTCAAGGACTGGATCGCGGGCTTCGGAGGCGCGCTCTTCCTAGTCTGCGGCCTCCTGGTGCTGGTGCCCCCCTCCTGGTTCGCCAACACCATCATCACCAACTTCTACGACCCCAACGTCGAGCCCTCCAAGAAGAAGGAGATGGGCGCCGCGCTCTACCTGGGCTGGGCGGCCGCCACGCTTCTCCTGCTGGGCGGCTCGCTCATCTGCGGTGCCTCGGCTTGGAAAGACGACAGCGGCAGCTTCCCGGTGAAGTATTCGGCCCCCCGACGCTCCGCCGGCCCGATCTCCAACGGGGCAGGAGCCGGAGGGGGAGAGTACGACAAGAAGAACTACGTCTGA